The Pseudomonas azotoformans genome has a segment encoding these proteins:
- the bufA2 gene encoding BufA2 family periplasmic bufferin-type metallophore, whose protein sequence is MNIKSAAAGAALAMAAATMFAGVVTQAQAADTAVHCYGINACKGQNDCKTKDHACKGQGSCKGQGFKAMASADACTKAGGKVGE, encoded by the coding sequence ATGAACATCAAATCCGCTGCTGCTGGTGCCGCTCTCGCAATGGCCGCTGCCACTATGTTTGCCGGTGTTGTCACTCAAGCTCAAGCCGCTGACACCGCCGTTCACTGCTACGGCATCAACGCGTGCAAAGGCCAGAACGACTGCAAAACCAAGGACCACGCCTGCAAAGGCCAGGGTTCTTGCAAAGGTCAGGGTTTCAAGGCAATGGCCAGTGCCGATGCCTGCACCAAGGCTGGCGGCAAAGTCGGCGAATAA